From the genome of Brassica oleracea var. oleracea cultivar TO1000 unplaced genomic scaffold, BOL UnpScaffold01239, whole genome shotgun sequence:
AATCGGATGAGACGCGGGATCACCTCTTCTTTGCATGTCCTTATACTTTCAGGCTTTGGTTACGAGTGGTGGGGCATCCTGTTTGGCCTGGACTGGGATACCACAATGCATCGTCTACTCACAGGTTTGTTTGATCGTCTCACCTTCATCCTGTAGAGACTGGCCCTGCAGGTCACTATTTATTTGGTTAGCTTTTGTCTCTTATTGGTTGAAGTTACCATCTGTTAATTGGCTTTGGCCCTTTTGTGGGGTTCACAACTACAGAGTATTGACAAATGCTTTTACATTTCTGATTTGTCTTGTGATTCAGATAACAAAACGTTTCTCCTATTCCTTTGCGCATATGACTAATATGAAATTAGGTCCACATcacacataaatttttaaagtgTTAGATGATATAGTTTACAAAGGAAACCTAATGAACAAAAGTAGATGTTGCATTAGATATACATTTTCGGTTGTAATTTTTCCAAAAGAACAAAACACAAAAGCTCATTTCCAACTCTTAAGCACAAACACGTAAAGTAGGTAAGTGCGTGGCTTATGAGTGAAGAAGTAGTAGCTTCTTCATGATCCTAGTAAGTCTCCTCTCTTGATGGTTATGAAAAACTTGGAACAAACATAACAGACCCACCTGGTAGTTCATCGCTTACTTCACCGACTCTTTCGAGTTTTGATTCAGAAGACAAACGCCTACCCGAAGCTGGATACAGCTCGAATTTACAGGAGAACACGTCTGTTCCTGGCCCAATACAGCTAGCATATATAATTCGACCTTGAGGCATCTGGAAACACTCCACAACAACAATTTCTCCTTCTccccctcctcctccttctgTAGTCTCTTCCTTGAGAATGATCCTCTTACCACTTAAGGGTCTTATTATATACATGGCCGTTCCACATTCAAACGTGTCTGAGGACTCGCAGTGTTTAGCAGCAACGCAGTGTTCATATAAATCCTTGAAGGAGCAAATGAAGTCGCAGCTGCTAAAAGGGCAAGGACGGTGGGTGTAAGCACAGTGCTTTACATGTGTTGATGTTTCAGAATAAAGGACAGTCTCGGAGCAACCATCATTTGGACATGGAACTGTAAGTAGCTCGAGAATCCGTTCCAAAGCTCTGTTGCGGGAAGCCATGGTTAAGGAGCATGTTGCACATTTCTGACGCAGCTTTCCGCAGCAAGTAGAGCATGCTACATGACCATTCTCACACTATATGTCCAAAAATAAGATTATGATTAATAACTAACTAATTTATGAGATGAGGAGAAGAGCAATTCAGGGATGAGAAATGTTAACCTGAAAGATGGGAATGGTGAGAGAATCAAAGCAAACGGGACAGTCCGTAGCATCCAGATCCAGCAGCGTCCCGGTgcgtttcttcttctcctcagaTTCGGTTGAAGTACGTTGCCTCTTTTGCGAACTACTACTGTCGGTCAGTCTCATCTCGTCCTCGGAGCAACCTTCCATTTCCAGATTGGCAAGGCTCGTTGTCCTTCTGACTAGCCAACTCCAGTTAATAACCAAAGCTTATTGTCCGGTTCTATTTGggctttttatttaattatgggctttttataatttatgggctttttactttttactaaACATGTAGTAGTATTATTGAGCTAATAAATCAGTGTGCTTTTTTAGGCTAAAATATTCTCCACCAAATTTCGAATCAGGtgaatttaaatttcttttgcACGTTAGTAGAAATTGATGTTAGATATGATCGAAACATCTGGCAGAATACAGTTATTTTTCAAGTGTTGACAAAAAGAGAGAGTTATTTTTCAAATACTAATTACGGAAGTGTCTATTTTCTTAATCTCTCATTTCAAAGGTAAAGATATAAATTACAGTCATCAATTTGGGATAACAGTTGCTCTTCCGGCTGTTCCAATTTTCCTGTGTACAAGCATCCTACGGTGTACTCTTATTACCGAGTGCTATTGGGCTTGTCTTAATGTCCTAAACAATTAGGTTTTTACTTTGAATGTGAACCTGCTCTTGAACGAAATATCTTCATGATTTCATATCATGTGTTTGATTCTACTACTGTCTGGTTATAATGGTTATATGTTGCTATTTTAACCACATGTAAGAAAAGAGAAACGATCCCACGTTTATACTCAAATTCAAGAATCTAACACAAATCCTCTCACAATTCTATTAGATTGTAAGAAAGaaactcataaaatattttataaataacaaaaggaCAAGTGAATAGAGTCGATCTGGAACATAAATAAACTAACGGGTCTTGTGGGGTTTAgagattttcttctttctcttcttgacAGATTTGGGTGTCTTGTTCTTCCTAGCCtccctcttctcttcttttactTTCTTCTTGTGCTCTTTCCTTGCTGCTTTCTTGTCCTCAGGACCCAACTCCTCTTCACTCTCACTTTCACTTTCACTTTCCTCTTCTTCGttttcactttcttcttctttttcacctCCTCCTTCCTCTATCTTATCTTCAACATCAACCTTTACTTGCTGCTCATCTACTTTAGGAAGAGCATCCTTAAGCCCTGTTATTGTTTGGTACAACATGTCTCCTGTGTCCTGCCCGCTTGTTATCTTCTCCACATCAGCTTCCGGGTTCTTCACAGCGTCCAGAGACTTCGGTATGTATGACTGATCACCATAACAACCAAAACAATAAGATTGAAATAATCTTTCAGACATTATTTCTAACGACTAGCTATATACTTCACTAACCTTCATGAATACTGAATCCGCGATCTCATCCTCTACGGATAGCTCTCCTCGCTCTATCACTTTCCGTTGGACCTGACAAATATTACACACTTCATTAGTTTAGCTTAAACGTGGAGCTCCCACTGGTTAATAAGTTACATACCTCTTCCAAATAGCTATCAACATTCTCGTCTGAAATCGTTGGGTCCACTATGAAGTCAAATAGCTCCCTTATGGTCATTACAGCAACACCATGTTTCTTGAAAAAATCCTGCACGTGAAATGTCGAAATAAAACATGCATGAGGTACCATTATCCAGTCAAATCAAGTATTGTTAAAATCGTCAAGCACTTACTGAAACGTGGTCACAATCTTCCCGTAGAAAAGTGAGGGCAAGAGGATGGTCCAGATCCACAGATTGTGAAACATCAATTATATAAAGGTGCCCCTGAGAAAAGATCAAGATAACATCAATAAGTGAGTCATGTAAACCCAAAAGAGGTCCTTTAAGAACAAATATAACTCAGAACTCACCTCGAAATAAAGTATGTTATACTCACTGAGATCTCCATGCACCAGTTTGCACTTCTGATATAATGTTCTCATTTGGATTATCAActgtacacaaaaaaaaaaaaaatatcgaacGAAAAGATGTCAGCAAACTTCCCATTTATGATAGCAATGAGACCAATAAAGAGATTAAGCCACTCGCATGCCTCTAGATAAGACTCGCGTAACTTGTCTAGTGATAGTGCAGCATCCTTGAGACGCGGTGCAGCCCAGCCATCTCTTCCtgcaaatttatataataaaataaaaaaaatcttaatttgaCTAGCTAACTGAAATATCTGTATATCATCATCTCTGTTTGAAACACCTGAAAATGATGAGAATTCTTGAATAAGTGACCAGAACAACAGATAATGCATTAGAGCGAACCTATAAACTCCATGACTAGAACATGAAGTCGTAGAAGTATAGGAACTGGACATCTAATTCCTGCTGCCTGAAGCCTGCCAATGaaacatgtattatata
Proteins encoded in this window:
- the LOC106321122 gene encoding E3 ubiquitin-protein ligase SINA-like 7, with the translated sequence MEGCSEDEMRLTDSSSSQKRQRTSTESEEKKKRTGTLLDLDATDCPVCFDSLTIPIFQCENGHVACSTCCGKLRQKCATCSLTMASRNRALERILELLTVPCPNDGCSETVLYSETSTHVKHCAYTHRPCPFSSCDFICSFKDLYEHCVAAKHCESSDTFECGTAMYIIRPLSGKRIILKEETTEGGGGGEGEIVVVECFQMPQGRIIYASCIGPGTDVFSCKFELYPASGRRLSSESKLERVGEVSDELPGGSVMFVPSFS
- the LOC106321118 gene encoding serine/threonine-protein kinase RIO1-like, translated to MEEVIAEPPPTISPAIVDYDEQMEDDDDDSDLSISSDSDIGEALDWLDGKNDDELIGGGFSLHARRPNAHGGNGARPNSGALQPLSNKAQKLSSHVRASPLEAWEGRVEIGMSNSVTTAIRGSLRDTEIGRSRNTDKADRATVEQALDPRTRMVLFRMLNRGVFNDVNGCISTGKEANVYHATKSDGAELAIKVYKTSVLVFKDRDRYVQGDYRFRHGYCKHNPRKMVKTWAEKEHRNLKRLQAAGIRCPVPILLRLHVLVMEFIGRDGWAAPRLKDAALSLDKLRESYLELIIQMRTLYQKCKLVHGDLSEYNILYFEGHLYIIDVSQSVDLDHPLALTFLREDCDHVSDFFKKHGVAVMTIRELFDFIVDPTISDENVDSYLEEVQRKVIERGELSVEDEIADSVFMKSYIPKSLDAVKNPEADVEKITSGQDTGDMLYQTITGLKDALPKVDEQQVKVDVEDKIEEGGGEKEEESENEEEESESESESEEELGPEDKKAARKEHKKKVKEEKREARKNKTPKSVKKRKKKISKPHKTR